Within Sorghum bicolor cultivar BTx623 chromosome 2, Sorghum_bicolor_NCBIv3, whole genome shotgun sequence, the genomic segment GATTCGAAAGGAATTAACTCACTTTTAGCAGTCTTTGTTTTATCTTTCTCACTAATACAAAATTTATGATCTTCCATATTCttcttgcccttttggacaGATTTAGCAAGAGTGGCTCTAATATTAACCTGGCATGAATGAAACACTAAAAATGTGAGCATCATGTTGAAAAAACCCCTCCAACTTAGACTAAGATACTACAAGGGACCTTCCAACTGTTTCCCATCAAATGATTCAAGACACAAGATAGCAGCCTCATGAGTAGTGTAGTTAATGAATGCAAAGTCATTCCTTTTAGCTGGATGCATATCACGTGATAGAGCTACAAGTTCGATGTTTCCATATTTCTTGAAAATATCTGTCATCTTAGCTTGGTCCCAAGAATTCAATACACCTTCCACAAAGACTGCTTACACCTAAATGTTACATGCAACTCTTTGAGAATTTGTGACTAGACACTGAAAGCACAATCAAGTATGATGTTCAACTGTGACAAGGACAATGGAAAAAGATTGAACCATTGATATAAAGACATACAGTAGTCTAAGTACTTCCGAAATCAAATTGTTACAGGTGCTAAATGTCATAGCCATATGTACTTCTAAAATCAGAATCGTAGCAGCTATATGAAGTTTCCTGTCCTATTTGAGCCGGTACAGGACAAATGTGTTAATATCTTCAGGAAATGGATACCAAAAAAAGTTACAGATCACAAACAGCCTATGTATGTGTTCGTCCATGAATGTGCCTTGTTCTGTGCGTGcgtgtggtgtgtgtgtgtgtgtgtgagagagagagagagagagagagagagaccttCTGCATCTGTTTTTCATCTCGACCATTCAATGGTTCGGCCCATGCAACTGTTATATTTAAACCCTTGCCAAAAACATCTTTCCTTGAAAGCTTTTTGTATGCTATCTGTGCATCTTTATAAGTCTCCAGTTCAAGGAATGCAAATCCACGATTATATCCTGGATTATTAGAGTCAGCCAGAAGGGTAACAACATCAATGTTCTCAACTCCAATTTTGAGTAGTAGTTTCATGATCTGCTACAAAGAAAAACAGGGGAGTAAGCAGCCAATTATTTAGGAGAGAATATCGATGAAAGCTGTTCGCAAGAAAGAAATAGTAGCTACAAGTGCATTTATGCTCACATCTTCTTTCTTCCATTTCTTATCAATGTTCCCAAGAAAGATTTTATCATTCCCATCCAGAGCTGCAACTCGACACTGCTTTCCACAAATCTAGTGATAGGGTTTCAGAGAACAAGGAAACAATCAATATGGAGAAAGACAAAAGAAAGGAAAACATCGAGGCAATGAAACATAAGCCACTTTCAACTTGGCTAGTAGACACAACTGTAGTATCACGAAGTCCCAATGGCTTTTCATACAACCAACAGTCacaaaaatatgcatgcataGATTCTAACAAAGCAAAATATGTATGGCACACAAAGTAAAATTCCCCATTGATGTCTGTCTCTTTTACATTGCATTTGCTACCGAAAGCAGACATTAGTGTACATCTTAATACATAGTGTTCAATAAGATAATGCTAGGTATGTTAGACATGATTAACCTTTACCAGATCAATGGTGCTATCCCAAGGAAGTTCAGATTTGTAAAAACAAGTACAGAATGAACCAAGCACCTAATGTGCCCACAACATTATGTAATTGACAAGTATCGGCACCATATGTTCATATCACCATATCAGGCATCTGTCATGTCAACATATCTAGGAGTACTGTATGCACCTAAGGTCTGCACATACTACAAGTTTCATAAAGTGGTTGCCCTTCCCAAGTACCATTGGCTCAATCATGGAAAAGGTGCACTGGATAACGATGTACTCAGATATACCAAACAAATTTAGAAGGTTGTGCCAGGAGATGTGATCAGTAGACTAAGATCATGTTAAAATAGTTCAGTAGCTATGTTGGACCATGAACTGGAACACATGACTGGGTAAAATAATTTTGACATCATGCACATGAGTTGATCCATGGCAAGTGCAGTGATGAATTCATTAATGTTATGCTCTTATGTAACTAGCACAGTGCAGCTTGCCCAAAACCCCGCGAGTGTGTCATGCAGTGGTATTTCAAACAAAATGTTCAAGTGGGCATCCTGTCCCCTTTTGATTATGAAACAAAAAGTAATCAATTTATCCATGTGGGTCAAGTACAACCTTAACATTGCTGAACTTTGCAATGGCCTTCCTTGCCTGTGCAGGCTCACGGTAGCGCACAAAGCAGTAGCCTTTGTTCTTCTTCGTCGTTGCTTCCATTATCATGCGAACTTCTGTGATCTCCCCGGCGACCGAAAGCACTGCCCTCACATCCTCCTCCTTTGCGTCCCTATTGAGCCCACCAACAAACACCTCCGTCATCCTCTTCCTCTGCCGCTCCGACATTACCACTTCAGCTCTGTCCGCACTCCTGCTCCCCAATTTCTTATCCACCTCATGCTCACCACCAATACCCATTGCCGGCCCACTGGCTAGTGTTCCTCCCCCCACCGTCCCCTTACCCAGCGTCTCACACACAGCCGCCCTCTTACCCAATAGTGTTTCACACACAGCCATGGGATTGCAGGTAGTGGCCGGCTTCTCAGTTGTGTTTTCCCCAAAACTCTGCTCCTTCTGCACCCTGTGCTCCTTCTCCACCACTTCTTCTGCCGCGGCAGCATTTCGACAGGAGTTGTCCGGCGCGTGTCCCTTCCCAGGCTGTACCCCTCCGTTGGCAGCTGAAGCCGCCTCCGCCGCAGCCTTCCCGGCCGCGATCGTGCCTTTGGGGACCTTTTTTCTGATCGTCCGTACCTTTCGTGTGATCTTCCGCGGCTTTGTTGCGGGAGCCGGTTCCACGGCTGCGTCGGTCGGAGGCTGTGCGGAGGGTTTCTCGTCCGCAgcggaaggaggaggaggaggaggaggcagcgGCGGCAAGGAGGGGTGTTCCACTGCCGAAGGTGGCGGCGGCGAAGAGGGTTTTTCCgcgggtggaggcggtggcggacgCGACGAGGGTTTTTCCGCGGATGGAGGTGGCTgtggcggcggcgaggagggtTTTTCcgctggtggaggaggaggaggcggcggcggtgaaGAGGTTTTTTCCgctggcggaggcggcggcggaggcgaagAGGGTTTTTCCGCGGGTGGCGACGGCGAGGGTTTTTGGGCCGGAAACAGAGGGGACTCTGCTTGGACCGCCTGGGGCGGTGGTGTGGGGGCTGGGACCGCGACCGCGACGGGGACgggtgggggaggaggagggaaAGGGGTGGTGGCCTTGGGCGGGGTCCGCAAGACCCGGCGCTTCTTCGGGGGCACCAGCGCCGACGGCAGCGGTACTCCGGCGGCCGGAGCGGTGGCGGGGCGGCTCGGTTGCTCGGGGATGGCGGTGGAGGTGGCGCGGGCGTCGGggaggcggcggccggcggcgtggGGCTGGGGCGGCGGAGGACATGGGTAGTGGTGAGTGGCTGCATGACGAATCGCTCGCGAACGCGAACGCGAACTCACCAAACGGGCGGAGAAAGTGGACAACTGCCTCTGCCTGCTGTGAAAAGGTT encodes:
- the LOC110432579 gene encoding uncharacterized protein LOC110432579; this encodes MELLILPIGEYIDTLCLSVSQQMMPEIGGLQEFMFMVHNKMLKRLLFLKNSGKQRQLSTFSARLVSSRSRSRAIRHAATHHYPCPPPPQPHAAGRRLPDARATSTAIPEQPSRPATAPAAGVPLPSALVPPKKRRVLRTPPKATTPFPPPPPPVPVAVAVPAPTPPPQAVQAESPLFPAQKPSPSPPAEKPSSPPPPPPPAEKTSSPPPPPPPPPAEKPSSPPPQPPPSAEKPSSRPPPPPPAEKPSSPPPPSAVEHPSLPPLPPPPPPPSAADEKPSAQPPTDAAVEPAPATKPRKITRKVRTIRKKVPKGTIAAGKAAAEAASAANGGVQPGKGHAPDNSCRNAAAAEEVVEKEHRVQKEQSFGENTTEKPATTCNPMAVCETLLGKRAAVCETLGKGTVGGGTLASGPAMGIGGEHEVDKKLGSRSADRAEVVMSERQRKRMTEVFVGGLNRDAKEEDVRAVLSVAGEITEVRMIMEATTKKNKGYCFVRYREPAQARKAIAKFSNVKICGKQCRVAALDGNDKIFLGNIDKKWKKEDQIMKLLLKIGVENIDVVTLLADSNNPGYNRGFAFLELETYKDAQIAYKKLSRKDVFGKGLNITVAWAEPLNGRDEKQMQKVNIRATLAKSVQKGKKNMEDHKFCISEKDKTKTAKSEGILGLSSLHILPSSSRVVPITGDKKSSTDHGLVQVLRELAPWRHEHTGLAGSFTQNYPRILSGEKRPFSALGIDSYCLSRNPHAGHERNPYATSTSSYSASPPAVIRYSPPYHHESRICLLDSDSVLTEPWDGIQMRQACSRKSGMSHDSWH